In the genome of Polaribacter atrinae, one region contains:
- a CDS encoding glutamate-cysteine ligase family protein, with translation MGTKYKLFEVFGIELEYMLINDTTFKVAPIVDILLTKKNGELTSDIDNGAIAWSNELVAHVVEIKTNGPTADLTNLSEEFHKNILEINAILKPLDTKLLPTACHPLMNPLQDTQLWKHSYSEVYELYNRIFNCKGHGWSNVQSTHINLPFYDDVEFEKLHAAIRVILPLIPGLSASSPILEGNFTGFKDTRLEYYKTNQKEIPEMTGMVIPEQVFSKSAYHKTIFDPIKKQIKQHDTNNILDHHFLNSRGAIARFDRNAIEIRLVDIQECPKADIAICVLIIEVLKQLVNGKLASLEIQKSWNEQDLFNILNPIINEGENYKISNKEYLTLFNLSDDSTVKEVWKHLFELVKENISENYQEALTIIFAHGTLATRIENALAADTSDKNIINVYTQLANCLETNTLFISSK, from the coding sequence ATGGGAACAAAATATAAATTGTTTGAGGTTTTTGGTATTGAGTTAGAATACATGTTAATTAATGACACCACTTTTAAAGTTGCACCAATTGTAGATATTTTATTGACAAAAAAAAATGGAGAACTTACTTCTGATATTGATAATGGAGCTATTGCCTGGAGCAACGAATTGGTTGCACATGTTGTGGAAATAAAAACAAACGGACCTACCGCAGACCTTACCAACTTATCGGAAGAATTTCATAAAAATATTCTAGAAATTAATGCTATTTTAAAACCGTTAGACACCAAATTATTACCAACAGCTTGCCATCCTTTAATGAATCCTTTGCAAGACACACAACTATGGAAACACAGTTATAGCGAGGTTTATGAGTTATATAACCGAATTTTTAATTGCAAAGGTCACGGCTGGTCTAATGTACAAAGCACACATATTAACTTACCTTTTTATGATGATGTTGAATTCGAAAAACTACATGCTGCCATTCGTGTTATTTTACCGTTAATTCCGGGTTTAAGCGCAAGTTCACCTATTTTAGAAGGTAATTTTACGGGTTTTAAAGACACCCGATTAGAGTATTATAAAACCAATCAAAAAGAGATTCCGGAAATGACAGGAATGGTGATTCCTGAACAAGTGTTTTCTAAATCAGCTTATCATAAAACGATCTTTGATCCTATTAAAAAGCAAATTAAACAACACGATACCAATAACATTTTAGACCATCATTTTCTAAATTCTAGAGGTGCCATTGCGCGTTTTGATAGAAATGCCATAGAAATCAGATTAGTAGACATACAAGAATGTCCAAAAGCAGATATTGCTATTTGTGTGTTGATTATTGAAGTTCTAAAACAATTGGTAAATGGAAAATTAGCGAGTTTAGAAATTCAAAAAAGCTGGAACGAGCAAGATTTGTTCAATATTTTAAACCCAATTATTAATGAAGGTGAAAACTATAAAATCAGCAATAAAGAATACTTAACTCTTTTTAATCTTTCTGATGATTCCACTGTAAAAGAAGTATGGAAACATCTTTTTGAATTGGTCAAAGAAAATATTTCTGAGAACTACCAAGAAGCTTTAACGATTATTTTTGCACACGGAACACTCGCAACAAGAATTGAAAATGCACTTGCTGCTGATACTTCGGATAAAAATATTATAAACGTTTATACACAATTAGCAAATTGCTTAGAAACCAACACGCTATTTATCTCAAGTAAATAG
- a CDS encoding RimK family protein, with product MNKYIVANQPEKWLFSIDNITVISSQEYLTNPKYSTIKKARIFNLCKNYSYQSKGYYVSLLAEARGHLAVPTVKNIVDLKTLKLVKIVSEEFDDEIQQSLKNIKSRSFTLSIYFGQNVAQKYKGLSSLFYKHFQVPFLRVNFNFNNKWNIQGIKAISESEIPNEHLESVYEFANQYFSKKRYDTPKLAKSDFDLAILVDPNDPAPPSNAKALKKFIDIAEKMNIYAEIIEPKDLSRLSSFDALFIRQSTEVNNEAYAFARKAQQEGIAIIDYPDAILKCCNKVFMAEALNNANIATPKTIIVHRDNIGDVLNKVGLPCVLKAPDSTFSFGVKKAKTESEYTDLVNEMLKESDLIIAQEFCPSDYDWRIGIIDDKPFFACKYYMAKGHWQIYNWNAKKKKEQDGDADCLPIEKVPKKVLDMALKSARIMGKGLYGIDIKVVNNKPMVIEINDNPNVDFGVEDAFYGDVVYTEILSALKKRLE from the coding sequence ATGAACAAATACATTGTTGCCAATCAACCTGAAAAATGGCTTTTTTCGATTGATAATATTACCGTAATTTCCTCACAAGAATATCTTACCAATCCAAAATATTCTACTATAAAAAAAGCTAGAATATTTAACCTTTGTAAAAACTACAGTTACCAATCTAAAGGATACTATGTTTCTCTATTAGCAGAAGCGAGAGGTCATTTAGCCGTCCCTACTGTAAAAAACATTGTAGATTTAAAAACACTGAAACTTGTAAAGATAGTTTCAGAAGAATTTGATGATGAGATTCAACAAAGTTTAAAAAACATCAAATCAAGGTCCTTTACTTTAAGTATTTATTTTGGTCAAAATGTTGCTCAAAAATACAAAGGATTAAGCAGCTTGTTTTACAAACATTTTCAAGTACCTTTTTTACGTGTAAATTTTAATTTCAACAATAAGTGGAACATACAAGGTATCAAAGCTATTTCTGAATCTGAAATACCAAATGAACACCTAGAAAGTGTCTATGAATTTGCCAACCAGTATTTTTCTAAAAAACGATATGACACGCCTAAGTTAGCAAAATCTGATTTTGATTTGGCCATTTTGGTAGACCCAAATGACCCTGCGCCACCAAGTAATGCCAAAGCCCTAAAAAAGTTTATTGATATTGCTGAAAAGATGAACATCTATGCAGAAATTATTGAACCAAAAGACCTCAGCAGATTGTCTTCTTTTGATGCTTTATTTATTCGTCAAAGTACAGAGGTAAATAACGAAGCATATGCCTTTGCACGCAAAGCGCAGCAAGAAGGAATTGCTATTATTGATTATCCTGATGCTATTTTAAAATGCTGCAACAAGGTTTTTATGGCAGAAGCTTTAAACAATGCCAATATAGCAACGCCAAAAACAATTATTGTGCATAGAGATAATATAGGTGATGTGCTTAACAAAGTTGGTTTGCCTTGTGTATTAAAAGCACCTGATTCTACTTTTTCTTTTGGTGTAAAAAAAGCAAAAACAGAAAGTGAGTATACTGATTTAGTCAATGAAATGCTTAAAGAATCTGACCTTATCATAGCACAGGAGTTTTGCCCTTCTGATTACGATTGGAGAATTGGTATTATTGATGATAAACCGTTTTTTGCTTGTAAATATTACATGGCAAAAGGGCATTGGCAAATATATAACTGGAATGCTAAAAAGAAAAAAGAACAAGATGGTGATGCTGATTGTTTACCGATAGAAAAAGTGCCTAAAAAAGTTTTAGACATGGCTTTAAAATCGGCAAGAATTATGGGAAAAGGTTTGTACGGAATAGACATTAAAGTTGTAAACAACAAACCGATGGTTATTGAAATTAACGACAATCCAAATGTAGATTTTGGTGTAGAAGATGCCTTTTATGGCGATGTAGTGTATACAGAAATTTTATCAGCATTAAAAAAACGATTAGAATAA
- a CDS encoding 1-aminocyclopropane-1-carboxylate deaminase/D-cysteine desulfhydrase → MSNTNNTFFESDFIAKNQQVFLPILEEKNIELFIKREDLIHPFVSGNKFRKLKYNLEEAKKLKKKAVLTFGGAYSNHIVATAVAGKMEGLKTFGIIRGEELGKNLEQTLEENPTLKVAHEHGMKFHFVSRELYRQKTSFGFIEKMKNKWGDFYLIPEGGTNFLAVNGCEEILTKEDAQFNYLCAAVGTGGTLAGLIKTLKRKQKVLGFPALKGNFLSEEIKKYTIKNDNWKLQKGYHFGGYAKHSEELITFINDFTDKTGILLDPIYTGKMVFGIVDLIKKDFFAEGTKILAIHTGGIQGIAGFNQMLEKKNEPIIKSI, encoded by the coding sequence TTGAGTAATACAAACAATACTTTTTTCGAGAGTGATTTTATCGCTAAAAACCAACAAGTTTTTCTTCCTATTTTAGAAGAAAAAAATATAGAACTTTTTATAAAAAGAGAAGATTTAATCCATCCTTTTGTTTCAGGTAATAAATTTAGAAAGTTAAAATACAATCTAGAAGAAGCTAAAAAGCTTAAAAAGAAGGCGGTACTTACTTTTGGAGGTGCTTATTCTAATCATATTGTAGCGACTGCGGTTGCTGGTAAAATGGAAGGTTTAAAAACTTTTGGTATTATTAGGGGAGAAGAATTGGGTAAAAATCTAGAACAAACTTTAGAAGAAAACCCAACGTTAAAGGTTGCTCATGAACACGGAATGAAATTCCATTTTGTTTCTAGAGAACTGTACAGACAAAAAACGTCGTTTGGTTTTATTGAAAAAATGAAAAATAAATGGGGTGATTTTTATTTAATTCCAGAAGGAGGAACAAATTTTTTAGCAGTGAATGGCTGTGAAGAGATTTTAACAAAAGAAGATGCTCAGTTTAATTACTTATGTGCTGCAGTTGGTACTGGAGGTACGTTAGCTGGTTTGATAAAAACGTTAAAAAGAAAACAAAAGGTATTAGGTTTCCCTGCGTTGAAAGGAAACTTTTTATCCGAAGAAATAAAAAAATATACCATTAAGAATGATAATTGGAAATTACAAAAAGGATATCATTTTGGAGGTTATGCCAAGCATAGTGAAGAATTAATTACGTTTATTAATGATTTTACAGATAAAACAGGCATTCTATTAGACCCTATTTATACGGGTAAAATGGTGTTTGGTATTGTAGATTTAATTAAAAAAGATTTTTTTGCTGAAGGAACTAAGATTTTAGCAATTCATACAGGAGGAATTCAGGGAATTGCTGGATTTAACCAGATGTTAGAAAAGAAAAATGAGCCAATAATTAAAAGTATATGA
- a CDS encoding glucosaminidase domain-containing protein, with amino-acid sequence MKLRVVLFCVSLLILSSCGSSKKASRTKKDAGVVLNEPKPVKIPTSSEVERTKDLITKNSNLNKQTLDYIRKYAAVSVKEMHLHRIPASITLAQGILESGRGRSELALKSNNHFGVKCHSEWQGQRVYHDDDHKGECFRKYQYVESSYGDHSAFLTQRRRYAFLFNYRSDDYKGWARGLRKAGYATDKKYPNKLIKIIEDYRLHEFDKIKSNGFNVDHKNTKVVIEDKGLQKTISKYYEVKKGDTLYSISRKFNTSVEVLKEINGLTDNTISIGQHLLTR; translated from the coding sequence ATGAAGTTAAGAGTTGTATTATTTTGTGTTAGTTTATTAATTTTATCAAGTTGTGGGTCTAGCAAAAAAGCTAGTAGAACTAAAAAGGATGCTGGTGTTGTTTTAAATGAACCGAAGCCTGTAAAAATACCTACATCAAGTGAAGTAGAACGAACTAAGGATTTAATAACTAAAAACTCAAATTTAAATAAACAAACTTTAGATTATATTAGAAAATATGCAGCAGTTTCTGTTAAAGAAATGCATTTGCATAGAATTCCTGCTAGTATTACGTTAGCCCAAGGTATTTTAGAATCGGGTAGAGGAAGGAGTGAATTGGCTTTAAAATCGAACAATCACTTTGGTGTAAAATGTCATAGTGAATGGCAAGGACAACGCGTTTATCATGACGATGATCATAAAGGAGAATGCTTTAGAAAATACCAATATGTAGAATCTTCTTATGGTGATCATTCTGCATTTTTAACACAAAGAAGAAGGTATGCTTTTTTGTTTAATTATCGCAGTGATGATTATAAAGGTTGGGCTAGAGGGTTAAGAAAAGCAGGATACGCTACAGATAAAAAATACCCAAATAAACTTATCAAAATTATTGAAGACTACAGGTTGCATGAATTTGATAAAATTAAAAGCAATGGCTTTAATGTTGATCATAAAAATACAAAAGTTGTGATAGAGGATAAAGGTCTCCAAAAAACTATTAGTAAATACTATGAAGTTAAAAAAGGAGATACGCTGTATTCTATTTCTAGAAAATTTAATACAAGTGTTGAGGTTCTTAAAGAAATTAACGGCTTAACAGATAATACAATTTCTATTGGGCAACACTTGCTTACTAGATAA
- a CDS encoding Cof-type HAD-IIB family hydrolase — MNLSKVKLVVSDMDGTLLNSKGEVSTLFFELFEQLKENNIIFCAASGRQYNSIVSKLAAIKDDIYVIAENGGIAKKKEELLVLNLLSADKIKKILPVLKTIKNSQVVLCGKDGAFIDSKNEEFIDLFQEYYTKYKIVEDLNSIVDKEDFLKVAIYHFTSSEEYVYPIIKDLDDELLIKISGKNWLDISDKKANKGNALRKVQQILNITKEETMVFGDYHNDIEMLGEADFSFSMKNAHKDITKIANYTTESNDNYGVEKVLTKLIASKSK; from the coding sequence ATGAATTTATCTAAAGTAAAATTAGTAGTTTCTGATATGGATGGAACACTACTAAACTCTAAAGGGGAAGTAAGCACCTTATTCTTCGAACTATTTGAACAACTAAAAGAAAATAATATTATTTTTTGTGCTGCAAGCGGAAGGCAATACAATAGTATCGTCTCTAAATTAGCAGCCATTAAAGATGATATTTATGTAATTGCAGAAAATGGTGGAATAGCGAAAAAAAAAGAAGAACTACTTGTTTTAAATTTACTTTCTGCAGATAAAATTAAAAAGATTCTTCCCGTTTTAAAAACTATCAAAAATTCTCAGGTAGTTTTATGTGGAAAAGATGGGGCATTTATCGATTCTAAAAATGAAGAATTTATTGATTTGTTTCAAGAATATTATACCAAGTACAAAATTGTAGAAGACTTAAACAGCATTGTAGATAAGGAAGATTTCTTAAAAGTAGCCATTTATCATTTTACATCTTCAGAAGAATATGTGTACCCAATTATAAAGGATTTAGATGATGAATTACTCATTAAAATCTCCGGAAAAAATTGGTTAGATATTTCTGATAAAAAAGCAAATAAAGGAAACGCTTTAAGAAAGGTGCAACAGATTTTGAATATCACTAAAGAAGAAACGATGGTTTTTGGTGATTACCATAATGATATCGAAATGTTAGGAGAGGCAGATTTTAGTTTTTCTATGAAAAACGCTCACAAAGACATCACAAAAATTGCCAATTACACTACCGAAAGTAACGATAATTATGGCGTAGAAAAAGTATTAACAAAATTGATAGCAAGCAAATCTAAATAA
- a CDS encoding LacI family DNA-binding transcriptional regulator — MKRLTIKDIAKEFNVSISTVSKALNDSYEISVSTKDKIQKYAKEKNYKPNFNALSLKNRQTKTIGIIIPNMLNYFFAQVFNGIEKVANDRGYKIISCISNESFKKEVETIEMLSNGSIDGFILSLAEETVSKGDYKHFQEVLDNDTPIVMFDRVADKLKCDKVVTDNFDSARSTVSYLVKSGHKNIAFISTMNNLDIGRRRQLGYLKGLEDYNIKAEKNLIINIDDNYKNYENILTPIFKNNTIDSVIATDESSAIAAMKVAIKQGHKIPENFSVISFSNGILARHSSPRMTTVSQHGEIMGATAAEMLINRLEDKSKVKKKHETVIVKTDLVERNSTKNIL; from the coding sequence ATGAAAAGACTTACCATCAAAGACATTGCTAAAGAATTTAATGTTTCTATTTCTACTGTTTCTAAAGCACTTAACGACAGTTATGAAATAAGCGTAAGTACAAAAGATAAAATTCAAAAATACGCTAAAGAAAAAAATTACAAACCGAACTTTAATGCATTAAGTTTAAAGAATAGGCAAACCAAAACAATCGGAATTATAATTCCGAATATGTTAAATTATTTCTTTGCACAGGTATTTAACGGTATCGAAAAAGTTGCTAACGACAGAGGTTATAAAATAATTTCATGTATTTCTAACGAGTCTTTTAAGAAAGAAGTAGAAACAATTGAAATGCTTTCTAACGGAAGTATAGATGGTTTTATATTATCTCTTGCAGAAGAAACAGTTTCTAAAGGAGATTATAAACACTTTCAAGAAGTTTTAGACAATGATACTCCAATCGTTATGTTTGATAGAGTTGCAGATAAATTAAAATGCGACAAAGTAGTTACAGATAATTTTGACAGCGCTAGAAGCACTGTTTCCTATTTAGTAAAATCTGGTCATAAAAATATTGCCTTTATTTCTACAATGAATAATTTAGATATTGGAAGAAGAAGACAATTAGGATATTTAAAAGGTTTAGAAGATTACAATATTAAAGCCGAAAAAAACCTTATTATAAATATAGATGACAACTATAAAAACTACGAGAATATTTTAACTCCTATTTTTAAAAATAACACCATAGACAGCGTTATTGCTACAGATGAATCTTCTGCTATTGCAGCTATGAAAGTAGCCATAAAACAAGGACACAAAATTCCAGAAAACTTTTCTGTGATTTCATTTTCTAACGGAATTCTAGCAAGGCACTCTAGCCCAAGAATGACAACAGTTAGCCAACACGGAGAAATTATGGGAGCTACAGCTGCAGAAATGCTTATCAACCGATTAGAAGACAAGTCTAAGGTGAAGAAAAAGCATGAAACTGTTATTGTTAAGACAGATTTAGTTGAAAGAAATTCTACTAAAAATATATTATAA
- a CDS encoding mannosyltransferase produces MSSFTKYKDVFLILISTLLYVTFAYYLERTEFYKLLFLWFSLFTCFFFLIKSKSINTSTLIGLVILFRLIFLFAIPNLSQDFYRFIWDGRMILEGLNPYLSLPETYIKQGIHPIPETSNLYAGMGEMNGSHYTNYPPINQLCFIIAALFASKSIFGSIVVLRLIIILADIGILYFGKKLLERLNLPVKNIFLYALNPFIIIEMTGNLHFEPVMLFFLIWSLYKLHQQKWIWAAVLLACSVSVKLIPLLFLPLFFQWFVQKSSNKKEVTSSNTTRNSFGLKWIPSFSGIKKLIGFYAITLTTIIILFLPFYSSEFINNYANSVGLWFRNFEFNASFYYIFREIGYQFRGYNEIAIIGKITPILTILFLIIITFFRQNKSMIQLITALLFGLCFYYFTATTVHPWYLATPLVLSVFTKYRFPVIWTIVIIFSYQAYANTPWKENLWFVGIEYVILYGFLIFELLKNRQYYKIVK; encoded by the coding sequence ATGTCGTCTTTTACCAAATACAAAGACGTATTCCTAATTTTAATTAGCACACTTTTATATGTAACTTTTGCTTATTACTTAGAAAGAACAGAATTCTATAAACTTTTATTTTTATGGTTTTCACTTTTTACTTGTTTCTTTTTTTTGATCAAAAGCAAATCTATAAACACATCAACTTTAATTGGATTAGTTATTCTTTTTAGGTTGATTTTCCTCTTCGCTATCCCAAATTTATCTCAAGATTTCTACAGATTTATTTGGGATGGACGTATGATTCTTGAAGGATTAAATCCGTATTTATCATTACCAGAAACGTATATAAAGCAAGGCATTCATCCTATTCCTGAAACATCTAATTTATACGCAGGTATGGGGGAGATGAATGGAAGTCATTATACCAACTACCCACCTATTAACCAACTTTGTTTTATAATTGCTGCTTTATTTGCTAGTAAAAGTATTTTTGGTTCTATTGTAGTTTTAAGGCTGATTATTATTCTTGCAGACATTGGAATTCTGTATTTCGGAAAGAAACTACTAGAAAGATTAAACTTGCCTGTAAAAAACATTTTTTTGTATGCATTAAATCCATTTATAATTATAGAAATGACGGGGAACTTGCATTTTGAGCCGGTTATGTTATTTTTCTTAATTTGGAGTTTATACAAATTACATCAGCAAAAATGGATATGGGCCGCAGTACTTTTAGCTTGTTCTGTTTCCGTAAAGTTAATTCCGCTATTGTTTTTACCCTTGTTTTTTCAATGGTTTGTTCAAAAATCTTCTAATAAAAAAGAAGTTACTTCTTCGAACACTACTCGTAATAGTTTTGGTTTAAAATGGATTCCTAGCTTTTCAGGAATAAAAAAACTTATAGGGTTTTATGCAATAACATTAACAACAATCATCATTCTATTTCTTCCTTTTTATTCATCCGAATTCATTAATAATTATGCTAATTCTGTTGGTTTATGGTTTAGAAACTTTGAATTTAATGCCAGTTTTTATTATATTTTTAGAGAAATTGGATACCAGTTTAGAGGCTATAATGAGATTGCAATTATTGGAAAAATCACCCCTATTTTAACCATCTTATTTCTTATAATCATCACATTTTTTAGGCAAAATAAATCGATGATTCAATTAATCACAGCATTGTTATTCGGATTGTGTTTTTATTATTTTACCGCAACAACAGTACATCCTTGGTATCTAGCAACACCTTTAGTTTTATCTGTTTTTACCAAATATCGTTTCCCTGTAATTTGGACAATCGTAATTATTTTTAGCTATCAAGCCTACGCAAACACTCCTTGGAAAGAAAACCTCTGGTTTGTTGGTATAGAATACGTTATCCTTTACGGTTTCCTAATTTTTGAACTTCTAAAGAACCGACAATATTATAAAATTGTAAAATAA
- a CDS encoding cellulose synthase family protein: MYALAQLNLLLNYLKSRKKVDNSEKFDFSNTNEIPFITIQLPIYNELYVMERLLKNIAKLEYPREKLEIQVLDDSTDESVEITAKLIKEIQSLGIDIQHTRRSNRQGFKAGALKEGLKTAKGEFIAIFDADFLPEPDWLYKTVPYFKDSQIGVVQTRWGHINRDYSTLTKIQAFALDAHFTLEQVGRNSQGHFINFNGTAGVWRKECIYDAGNWEGDTLTEDLDLSYRAQLKNWKFKYLEEVITPAELPVVISAARSQQFRWNKGGAENFQKMMKRVIKSKNVPFKTKIHSLLHLLNSSMFTCIFLVAVLSVPMLYIKNEYEHLKVYFYVMSFFVISSLIFFVCYWFMFKAIYGGGFIKFIKYIGSFFTFFSIAMGFSLHNTIAVLEGHLGKKSEFIRTPKFNINGLKGEWKSNKYIKKKPSFHVILEGILAIYFVFGMYSAFIVGDQGGDFGLFPFHLMLFIGYSYVFVKSIFSKA, translated from the coding sequence ATGTATGCATTAGCGCAATTAAACTTACTTTTAAACTATTTAAAGTCGAGAAAAAAAGTAGACAACTCAGAAAAATTTGATTTTTCTAATACTAACGAGATTCCGTTTATTACAATACAACTCCCCATTTACAACGAATTGTATGTGATGGAACGTTTGTTAAAAAACATTGCTAAGTTAGAATATCCAAGAGAAAAGTTAGAAATTCAAGTTTTAGATGATTCTACCGATGAATCTGTAGAGATTACAGCTAAACTTATCAAAGAAATTCAATCGTTAGGAATAGACATTCAACACACTAGAAGAAGCAATAGACAAGGCTTTAAAGCAGGGGCATTAAAAGAAGGTTTAAAAACAGCTAAAGGAGAATTCATTGCTATTTTTGATGCAGATTTCTTACCAGAACCAGATTGGTTATACAAAACAGTACCATATTTTAAAGACTCACAAATTGGTGTTGTTCAAACTCGTTGGGGGCATATTAACAGAGATTATTCTACGCTTACAAAAATTCAAGCTTTTGCTTTAGATGCACACTTTACATTAGAACAAGTGGGTAGAAATAGCCAAGGACATTTTATCAACTTTAACGGTACTGCTGGTGTTTGGAGAAAAGAATGTATCTATGATGCTGGTAACTGGGAAGGTGATACCCTTACAGAAGATTTAGATTTAAGTTATAGAGCACAATTAAAAAACTGGAAATTTAAATACTTAGAAGAAGTAATAACTCCCGCTGAATTACCGGTCGTTATTAGTGCTGCTAGATCTCAACAATTTAGATGGAATAAAGGTGGTGCAGAGAATTTTCAGAAAATGATGAAACGTGTTATTAAAAGTAAAAACGTTCCGTTTAAAACTAAAATTCATAGTTTATTACACTTATTAAACAGTTCTATGTTTACGTGTATTTTCTTGGTAGCAGTTTTAAGTGTACCAATGTTGTACATAAAAAACGAATACGAGCATTTAAAGGTTTACTTTTATGTAATGAGCTTTTTTGTAATAAGCTCACTCATCTTTTTTGTTTGTTATTGGTTTATGTTTAAAGCAATATATGGTGGCGGATTTATAAAGTTTATAAAATATATTGGATCATTTTTTACCTTTTTCTCAATAGCAATGGGCTTTTCTTTACACAACACAATTGCTGTTTTAGAAGGTCATTTAGGTAAAAAAAGTGAATTTATTAGAACTCCAAAATTCAATATTAATGGATTAAAAGGAGAATGGAAAAGCAATAAGTACATTAAGAAAAAGCCATCTTTTCATGTAATTTTAGAAGGTATATTGGCTATTTACTTTGTTTTTGGAATGTATAGTGCATTTATCGTGGGAGACCAAGGTGGAGATTTTGGGTTATTTCCTTTTCACTTAATGCTTTTTATTGGGTATAGTTATGTATTCGTCAAATCAATATTCTCTAAAGCTTAA
- a CDS encoding glycosyltransferase family 2 protein has protein sequence MIEPIIKVIIPAYNEQDSITNVINDIPKIVDEIIVISNKSTDNTEINAKNAGATVLSETRKGYGYACLKGMDYISEQKTKPEIIVFLDGDYSDYPEQLTEIIHPILHDHKDFVIGSRVKELRESGSMTPQQVFGNWLATFLMKLFFGAKFTDLGPFRAIKYDKLLALNMQDKTYGWTVEMQLKALKQKLSYVEIPVKYRNRIGVSKVSGTVKGSIFAGIKILGWIFKYSFK, from the coding sequence ATGATAGAACCCATAATAAAAGTTATTATTCCCGCTTATAATGAGCAAGACTCCATAACAAATGTTATAAACGATATTCCTAAAATTGTTGATGAGATTATTGTAATAAGCAACAAATCAACTGATAATACAGAGATAAATGCTAAAAATGCAGGAGCTACTGTTTTATCAGAAACAAGAAAAGGGTATGGTTATGCGTGTTTAAAAGGTATGGATTATATTTCTGAGCAAAAAACAAAGCCAGAAATTATTGTATTTTTAGATGGTGATTACTCTGATTATCCAGAACAATTAACAGAAATCATTCATCCTATCTTACACGATCATAAAGATTTTGTTATTGGTTCTCGCGTTAAAGAATTAAGAGAAAGTGGTTCTATGACCCCTCAACAAGTCTTTGGTAATTGGCTTGCAACTTTTTTAATGAAATTATTTTTCGGAGCAAAATTTACAGATTTAGGTCCTTTTAGAGCTATTAAATATGATAAATTATTAGCGCTAAACATGCAAGATAAAACCTATGGTTGGACCGTAGAAATGCAATTAAAGGCATTAAAACAAAAATTAAGTTACGTAGAAATCCCTGTAAAATATAGAAATAGAATAGGCGTTTCTAAAGTATCTGGTACTGTAAAAGGAAGTATCTTTGCAGGAATAAAAATATTAGGTTGGATTTTTAAATACAGTTTCAAATAG